The sequence below is a genomic window from Candidatus Methanoplasma termitum.
TCGCGATCTTCATTATCTCCGATACCTGCTCAGTGGTCCTCGGCTGAATCACGATATCGGGATTGTTGTGGAAAATCGACGCATCGAAGCCGTAGGTGTATAATACAGCCGGACTTACGGAATATCCGTCCTTGCCTACTACCTTCTCAATTTCGTCTATAATTCTCTGCTCCATTTGAACACCAGCCCACCCTATCTATTCTATTGATTATAAAGTATTCACCTCAACAACGATAATTAAAATTAAAAACAGTCTTTATAAATATGAAAGGGATAGGTCGGATACATGAAGACAAAGATCGTTCTCCTCGGTCCGCCGGGATCGGGGAAAGGAACTCAGGGGGAGAAACTCTGCGAGCAATACGGATTCGTCAAGTTGTCCACGGGGGACATGCTCAGGGAAGCTGTCAGAAAGGGTACGGCGCTCGGGGTAAAAGCGGACGGATACATGAAGAGCGGAGCACTCGTGCCGAACGACCTTATTATTGCTCTGATGAAAGAGAAGATCACTTCTCTTGATGAGGGTACAGGGATCATCTTCGACGGATTCCCGAGGACGGTCGAGCAGGCGAACGCGTTGGGGGAACAGGTGCATATCGACCTTGCGCTGAACCTTGATGTCAACGATCAGGAGCTTATCGACAGGCTCACAAAGAGGCGCACATGCCCGAAGTGCAATGCTGTCTACCACCTGGAATACAACCCTCCAAAGAGGGCCGGATTCTGCGACAAATGCCGCTCCGTCCTCGAATTAAGGAGCGATGACAGGGAAGAGACCGTGAGGAACAGGCTTAAAGTGTACCGCGAGAGTACCCTGCCCCTTATCAAATATTACGAGAAAAAAGGAAATCTTGTAACGATCGAGGGTGTCGGCAGCATTGACGAGATCTTTGCAAAGGTGAAGAAGGCCGTCCTCTGATACAGAAAATTATTAAAAGTAATCTGTATTGAGGAAGGTTACTACAACAGCCTCGTAGTGTAGTGGTCAATCATGCGGGACTCTGGATCCTGCGACCGCAGTTCGAATCTGCGCGAGGCTACCACTTTTTTCTGGCTTAGCCGTTCCTGAACCTCTTGGGGGTCTTGTTAAAAAAAGATTGAAGGGGGGAGACCGGCTCCCTTTAATTTGGAAGAAGTGGTTTTTTTCCGTCTCCGGAACTGTCTGTGTTCATCGGGAACGGAACTCTATGAACACCTTGTCGACGATCTTTCCCCGAGGTATGATGTACTCCCCTTCCTCGTTTGGAGATATTGTCGTCCACTCTGCATCCTTATCCTCTCCGATGCGGTATTCCATGTCGCCGGTGTGTCCTTCGACCATGAAGCGGTACTCGCTCTTCCTATGCGCCCTCTCCGCTCCGATGGCTGCCTCTGGCTTGATCACCTCATAGTATCTTCTCCAGAAGATGAAGAACAGTATCAGGAGCCCCGCGGCGAACGCGAGGATTAACGTTCCTATGTAGGCCGACGAAGTGCCTTCCGGCTGGGTGCTGTCGATACCTGCCGCGACCGATTCTTTCTCATCGAAGTACACCTCCGAGTATATGGATACGGTCACGTTTTCAAAGGTCATTGCGGCCTCTTTGTATTTCATGCCGTTGAACACCCATTCAATGAACTGGTATCCATCGGCCGCATACGCTCTGACAGCCACGTTATCATACTTTTGCAGTGTGACAACGGAGTCATACTTAACGAACTGCGAACCGTTCACGCTGTATTCCGTGTGTCCTTTGCCTTTCATGATGTCAACGATGAGGGTTATTTTCACATCAACAGGCGTATCGGTCACATTATTAGAAGTCGGAGCGGTCTTGGCACTTACTATCTCGATCGTGTGGTTCTCCGCCACATTCTCGAAGGTGTAGCTGCCAGTACCGATCATGCTCTTCGAAATTGATCTACCATCCACTATGACAGCCTTTATCTCATATCCTTTCAAGGCGCGGAATTTGAATGTTCCATCACTTCCTTCAAGGATAGACACTTCTCCGGACGGGTTTATGACAGACCCGGTGTCCGAGGTGGCAGTGATACAATAGCTTATCGGGCCCGGGACGGCATCCACCGTGAACCTGACCTCCACGGTCTCGGTGTTCACCGGGTTGGAGTTATCGGATGACGGAGCGACCGTTACCGTTGCCGCATATGACCCGGGATCGAGACCGGTGTTCGGTACGATTGTGAATATCGCATTCCCTCCGGCAGCAATATCGCTTATTGCACCTGGGGAGACAGTGAAGGAAGAAGCATCCGCACCTGAAATAGTGACCGTCAGCTCACCTGTTGCACCTGTACCGATGTTCGTCACTGTGACAGAGAACGGAGTCTGCGCAGAGTAACCCTGCGTTGCATCCTCGAATGTGTGATCGTTCTCACTCAGCACTATCCCGTACGTATATGGGGTGGGGCCCTGGAAGTCAGCGATCAGTCTATTATTCTCAACTCTGACCGAAAAATCATGCCCCGCTCCGCTGAATATGGGGTTCTTCGGACTGCCTGTCGCTGTACCGCCGCTTATCAGCAAGAGCTTGTCGCCGACCTGCAGTGTCGACGGTATCCCGCTGACCTCAATGTCAACGGTTGCGGTGGCGGACCCTATATCCGCCTTACCCTGTATCTTCACATACAGCAAAGCGTTCGGACTCCCCGTGAAGTTCAACTTTGACGTCGGGTCCGAGCCAATGGTGAAGTTGCCTGTGTTGCCGGTCCCGGTGTAATGGTATATACCGCTGCCGGCAGCAAAGGTGACATCGTTTGCAACATCGGCGAGGGTGACCGCACCGAAGAGATATTTTGTGTTTGTAAGTTTTATTGACGCCGCGTTGATCGCTTCGACAGCAACGGTGCCGCCGACATGACCTGCGTTGTAAAGTTCGCCGTCTGCGGCAAAGGTCACGCCGTTGCTTCCGCCCAGGATAATGCTGTCGGAGTTGTTGGTGATCTTCCCGCCGTTGAGATATATCCCATATCCGCAGCCTGCCGCTCCGATCGTACCGCTGTTGACAACCTGTCCGCCTCCTTTCATAAGGATAGTATTACCTGAGCCGATGATCGTACCGTCGGAGTTGTTGGTGACGGTAGAAGGGGCTTTGACATCGATGGCATCGGTAAGATTGCCGACGCCGCGGATCGTGCCGCTGTTGGTCAGCGTGATACCGTTTGCAAAGATGACCGATGTTTCAGCACCCGAGCTTTCGATGGAACTGTTAGGTTCATTGACTATTATGACGTCTGCGGTGGAATATATGGCATAACTTGTGCCACCGGAAGACATTATTTTGCCGCTGAGTTTGTCGTTGACGTAGTTGTTGATGATTGTCAGGTCCACCGCAGATGCGATGGCCTTGCTGTTCGATCCGGCGGGACTGATCGTGCCGTAGTTGGTGATGGAATTATTATCTCCTTCCTTGACGTCTATGATCGTCTTGTTGCTGCTGTTGCATGAAATGCTTGCAGCGTTCACCAGACTGCCGCCTTTAAGCTGGACAGCCGTTCCTGAGGAACTCAGCCTGTCCCCCGTTTTCCCTTGACCATATAATGTCAGTCTTGCTCCGGATTGGATGCTGAATCCGTTATTTACCACATTCACAGATCCATCCAGGATCAGGTGGACGTCGCCGGTGATCTTTATGGTCTGAAAAACAGATTGGCCAGCGGCGATATACCAACCGGCGTCCAATTCATAAGATACGCCGGTCAGATATTCCGAAGTCACTTCGGTCACATCATTTTTGTACCCTGAAGTTCCGTCTGTGTCAATGTACATTATGCTATCTACTGTAGCTCCGTTCGCTTCATTTTCTTGTTGCAGTAATAACACTGCAGCGGCAGAGATCACCAATACCGATACCAGTATCGCCATCACTGACAGATTGCAATGTTTTATCTTTTTCATGTTTTTATTAGACAAATAATTGCCCCCCTGTTTTTATTCAGGATTCATAGATATAATCATTTCTATTAGATTGCTTAAAGTATCATTTATAATATTTATAAATAACTATAATACTCTAATTTTTGTCAATTTACATTCATAGCATCCTCGCAGCACAAATAATTCATGTCTCTGTTGTAGACCTCGGGCCGAATAGCCACACAAGCCTATTTCCATAAATACCGCCTTGACGTTCCCTGATAAGATACACATGAATTGAGGTGATGGATATATGAGTTCCAGTAAAATCGTAAGCGGATTCTTCGGTCGTAACAGGGCCGTTTTCGTAATGGGGCTCACTGCGCTCGCCATAGCTGCGACTGCGGATCTCTTCGCCGGAATGCTTCTCGGTTCGATGGAAACGTACATACTTCTGATCCCTGGAATGATGGTCCTTGTCTACTCTGCGATCGGGATGAGGGGGAACATCTTCGGTGCTATGGGCTCAAGGCTCGGGACATCGATGCACATGGGTACTTTCAAGATGTCCTTTAAGAAAGGGTCGATACTCAGGGCCAACATCGAATCTTCTATTGGGCTCAGCTTCCTGATCTCCCTTGCAATGGGATTGATAGGATGGGCGATCGTTGTCCTTTTCAATTTCGGGGAGATCCATATTGCCAGCTTTGTGTTCATTTCCATGCTGGGCGGACTCATGGCCGGAATAATCCTGCTGGGCGTTAACCTGACGATCGCAAGGACCGGTTTCAAAAGAGATTGGGACGTAGATAACATAACTGCACCGCTGATCGCGGCCGCCGGGGACATAGTCACGATGCCTATGCTGTTCATATGCGCCTGGTTCGTCGTACACTGTCCAGATCAGAATATAATAAACATCCTTACCCTTCTGCTGATACTCGCGACCGTGGTCTTCCTTGTCATCATCTTTACAAGAAAGATCGTGCTCGGAAGGATGGACGAGGCAAAGAGAATAATCTCCCAATCCGCACCGATATTGGTAATGTGTTTGATGTTAGACATTGCTGCGGGAATAATAATCGAGCACAGGACCCCGGAACTTCTTGTCCTTCCTGTGCTGGTGATATTGATGCCGGCCTTCCTGAATGAAGGAAATGCTCTATCGGGGATGCTTACTTCCAGACTGTCATCCATGCTGCATCTTGGTACGCTGGAGGTCAGCAGGTTCCCGGGAAAACGTGCGTATGAGAATTTCCTCATCACATACGTGCTGGCAGCTGTGACGTATGGATATATCGGAGTGATATCTTTCATCGCTGCGATGGCCATGGGCGGCACCGGCGACATCAGCTTTATAAAATTGATGGGAGTGATACTGCTCTCCGGAATGCTTACGGCAACGATCCTGAACTTCCTTTCATACTATGTGGCGGTGACCGCCGTAAGATTCAATCTTGATCCGGATGATCACAGCATACCTATGACATCCTCAACGATGGACCTCGTCGGTGCGGCTGTGCTGATCAATATCATTGTGTTACTAATACTATGACGGAAGAATAATGGCTCAGGGAATTAAACAAGACGCACTCTCATGGTTCCTCTCATCTCCTAAACTTGTTCTCTCAGGCCGTTTTACAACCTTTCATTCATCATTAGGGTTATCATTGATGTAGAGGTTTCTGCATGAACCGCCTTTGATCTCTACCCAGCTGTCTGAAAGATCATGTGACTCTTTCAGTCCTTTCATGCTCTTTTTTATCAGATCTATGTCGGGGTTTTCCTGAGACCCTTTATTATAGATCTCTATTAGTAGGAGAGAATCCTTATCCATTGAATATAAAATGCGGTATATTCCCTTTGCACCGGCAGACCTGCATGCAAATCTCTGTTCCTTGAAGACGGGTAAAAAGATGCCATGAGATCGGCCTACATCCTGCATCCTCACGCTGCTACTT
It includes:
- a CDS encoding magnesium transporter, whose amino-acid sequence is MSSSKIVSGFFGRNRAVFVMGLTALAIAATADLFAGMLLGSMETYILLIPGMMVLVYSAIGMRGNIFGAMGSRLGTSMHMGTFKMSFKKGSILRANIESSIGLSFLISLAMGLIGWAIVVLFNFGEIHIASFVFISMLGGLMAGIILLGVNLTIARTGFKRDWDVDNITAPLIAAAGDIVTMPMLFICAWFVVHCPDQNIINILTLLLILATVVFLVIIFTRKIVLGRMDEAKRIISQSAPILVMCLMLDIAAGIIIEHRTPELLVLPVLVILMPAFLNEGNALSGMLTSRLSSMLHLGTLEVSRFPGKRAYENFLITYVLAAVTYGYIGVISFIAAMAMGGTGDISFIKLMGVILLSGMLTATILNFLSYYVAVTAVRFNLDPDDHSIPMTSSTMDLVGAAVLINIIVLLIL
- a CDS encoding adenylate kinase, with translation MKTKIVLLGPPGSGKGTQGEKLCEQYGFVKLSTGDMLREAVRKGTALGVKADGYMKSGALVPNDLIIALMKEKITSLDEGTGIIFDGFPRTVEQANALGEQVHIDLALNLDVNDQELIDRLTKRRTCPKCNAVYHLEYNPPKRAGFCDKCRSVLELRSDDREETVRNRLKVYRESTLPLIKYYEKKGNLVTIEGVGSIDEIFAKVKKAVL